The proteins below are encoded in one region of Microbispora sp. NBC_01189:
- a CDS encoding xylulokinase — translation MPLVAGVDSSTQSCKVVVRDAETGKLVREGRAPHPVGTAVPPAAWEAALSDAVAQAGGLDDVAAASIAGQQQGMVCLDAGGAVIRDAVLWNDTRSADAAADLISDLGGGEAGRRAWAEAVGLVPVASFTVTKLRWLATAEPDNAARTAAVCLPHDWLTWRLSGAPGLDALRTDRSEASGTGYWSAAAGEYRLDLIRLAFGRDDVLLPQVLGPTGQAGHLRTGAPLGPGAGDCAAAALGVGAEPGDVIVSIGTSGIVSTVSDVPAADPSGIVAGFADMTGRFLPVVCTLNAARVLDAAAAMLRVDHAELSALALSAPPGADGLVLVPYLEGERTPNLPHATGSVHGLTLRTSTPAHLARAAVEGMLCALADGLDAMIAQGATVNRVILVGGGARSEAVRRIAPTVFGRPVLVPPLGEYVADGAARQAAWVLSGGPRPPSWTVGQVETHEADAVPAIREQYATARENVLDRTG, via the coding sequence GTGCCCCTCGTCGCCGGGGTCGACTCGTCGACCCAGTCGTGCAAAGTCGTCGTCCGCGACGCCGAGACCGGAAAACTGGTGCGCGAAGGCCGCGCACCGCATCCCGTCGGCACCGCCGTGCCGCCGGCCGCGTGGGAGGCCGCGCTGTCCGACGCGGTCGCACAGGCCGGCGGACTGGACGACGTGGCGGCCGCCTCGATCGCCGGGCAGCAGCAGGGCATGGTGTGCCTGGACGCCGGCGGCGCGGTGATCCGGGACGCCGTGCTGTGGAACGACACCCGCTCGGCCGACGCCGCCGCCGACCTGATTTCGGATCTCGGCGGCGGTGAGGCGGGGCGGCGAGCATGGGCGGAGGCGGTCGGCCTGGTGCCGGTGGCGAGCTTCACCGTCACCAAGCTGCGCTGGCTGGCCACGGCGGAGCCGGACAACGCCGCCCGTACGGCCGCGGTGTGCCTGCCGCACGACTGGCTGACCTGGCGGCTGTCCGGCGCGCCGGGGCTCGACGCGCTGCGCACCGACCGCAGCGAGGCCAGCGGGACCGGATACTGGTCGGCCGCCGCCGGTGAGTATCGCCTGGACCTGATCCGGCTGGCGTTCGGCCGCGACGACGTGCTGCTGCCGCAGGTGCTCGGGCCGACAGGCCAGGCCGGGCACCTGCGGACCGGCGCGCCGCTGGGCCCCGGCGCCGGCGACTGCGCCGCGGCGGCGCTGGGTGTCGGCGCCGAGCCGGGCGACGTGATCGTGTCGATCGGCACCTCCGGCATCGTGTCCACGGTTTCCGACGTGCCGGCCGCGGACCCGAGCGGGATCGTGGCCGGGTTCGCCGACATGACCGGCCGGTTCCTGCCGGTGGTGTGCACGCTCAACGCCGCCCGGGTGCTGGACGCGGCCGCGGCCATGCTTCGGGTGGACCACGCGGAGTTGTCGGCGCTGGCGCTGTCTGCCCCGCCGGGCGCCGACGGGCTGGTCCTGGTGCCGTACCTGGAGGGCGAGCGCACGCCGAACCTCCCGCACGCCACCGGATCCGTACACGGCCTGACCCTGCGGACCTCGACCCCCGCGCACCTGGCCCGCGCGGCGGTGGAGGGCATGCTGTGCGCGCTCGCCGACGGGCTGGACGCGATGATCGCGCAGGGGGCGACGGTCAACCGGGTCATCCTGGTCGGCGGCGGCGCCCGCTCGGAGGCGGTGCGCCGGATCGCGCCCACGGTCTTCGGCCGCCCCGTGCTCGTTCCACCCCTGGGGGAGTACGTCGCCGACGGCGCGGCCCGCCAGGCGGCCTGGGTGCTGTCGGGCGGGCCGCGGCCACCGTCGTGGACGGTCGGGCAGGTCGAGACCCACGAGGCGGATGCCGTACCGGCGATCCGCGAACAGTACGCCACGGCCCGCGAGAACGTCCTCGACCGCACCGGCTGA
- a CDS encoding response regulator transcription factor has protein sequence MAGVSAIRVLVVDDDPLVRAGLTLMLRGADELVVVGGVADGADVAAAVDAHAPDVVLMDIRMPGLNGIDATRLLRRRPDPPQVVILTTFDADEHVFGALRAGAGGFLLKDTPPEGIVDAVLRVAAGEPILSPGVTRRLIAHLAPETEDRRRDDARRLLSRLSDREREVAAAVGRGRSNADIAAELHMSVGTVKSYVSRILAKTGLDNRVQLALIAHDDPPA, from the coding sequence ATGGCCGGTGTGAGCGCCATCCGCGTGCTGGTCGTGGACGACGACCCGCTCGTCAGGGCAGGTCTGACGCTGATGCTCAGGGGCGCCGACGAGCTCGTCGTGGTGGGCGGTGTGGCCGACGGCGCCGACGTCGCGGCCGCGGTCGACGCGCACGCGCCCGACGTGGTGCTCATGGACATCCGGATGCCGGGCCTGAACGGGATCGACGCCACCCGACTGCTGCGGCGGCGGCCCGACCCTCCCCAGGTCGTCATCCTGACCACGTTCGACGCCGACGAGCACGTCTTCGGGGCGCTGCGCGCCGGGGCCGGCGGGTTCCTGCTCAAGGACACCCCGCCGGAGGGCATCGTGGACGCGGTCCTGCGGGTGGCGGCGGGCGAGCCGATCCTGTCGCCCGGCGTGACCCGGCGCCTGATCGCCCATCTGGCGCCCGAGACGGAGGACCGCCGCCGGGACGACGCGCGCAGGCTGCTGTCGAGGCTCAGCGACCGCGAGCGCGAGGTCGCCGCCGCGGTCGGCCGGGGCAGGTCCAACGCGGACATCGCGGCCGAGCTCCACATGAGCGTCGGCACGGTCAAGAGCTACGTCTCCCGCATCCTCGCCAAGACCGGCCTGGACAACCGCGTCCAGCTCGCCCTGATCGCCCACGACGACCCGCCGGCGTGA
- a CDS encoding helix-turn-helix domain-containing protein, producing the protein MQAGGAQRRGGDRRGLAGDGSDLDPDQRGGAVGAGGEHRNHGTGGAFTPHVVDDHVDFALSRRPCRHGELVDLVGGISRKVLTQTLRRLQGDGLVERRAYAEAPPRVEYSLTELGLTLVEPIAVLTDWAKSYGEAIVSFQEAAEEESASGG; encoded by the coding sequence CTGCAGGCGGGCGGAGCGCAGCGCCGCGGAGGGGATCGGCGCGGTCTGGCCGGCGACGGATCCGATCTGGATCCAGATCAGCGGGGCGGTGCGGTCGGCGCGGGCGGTGAGCATCGGAATCATGGCACCGGCGGCGCATTCACCCCACACGTAGTCGATGACCACGTCGACTTCGCCCTCAGCCGCAGGCCGTGCCGGCACGGCGAACTGGTCGACCTCGTCGGCGGCATCTCACGCAAGGTGCTCACCCAGACGCTGCGCAGGCTCCAGGGCGACGGCCTGGTCGAGCGCCGCGCCTACGCCGAAGCGCCGCCCCGAGTCGAATACAGCCTCACCGAGCTCGGCCTGACCCTGGTCGAGCCCATCGCCGTCCTGACGGACTGGGCGAAATCGTACGGTGAGGCCATCGTCAGCTTCCAGGAGGCGGCGGAAGAGGAGTCCGCGTCCGGCGGCTGA
- a CDS encoding VOC family protein, which produces MSVKSVTHLNFRGDARAALEFYQSVFGGHLVVVTYKDAGNVQDPAEADQVMWGQVVAGNGFHVMAYDVPSGLPWDRGENSFFLSLRGETTEEITAYWEKLSDGATIARPLEPAQWAPLYGMLTDRFGVVWVVDVASEYTG; this is translated from the coding sequence ATGTCCGTCAAGTCCGTCACTCATCTGAACTTCCGGGGCGACGCCCGCGCGGCGCTGGAGTTCTATCAGTCCGTCTTCGGCGGTCACCTCGTCGTCGTCACCTACAAGGACGCCGGGAACGTGCAGGACCCGGCGGAGGCGGACCAGGTGATGTGGGGCCAAGTGGTCGCCGGTAACGGCTTCCACGTGATGGCCTACGACGTGCCCTCGGGCCTGCCGTGGGACCGGGGCGAGAACTCGTTCTTCCTCTCCCTCCGCGGCGAGACCACCGAGGAGATCACCGCGTACTGGGAGAAGCTCTCCGACGGGGCGACCATCGCGCGGCCCCTGGAACCCGCGCAGTGGGCTCCGCTCTACGGCATGCTGACCGACCGTTTCGGCGTCGTCTGGGTCGTGGACGTCGCGAGCGAATACACCGGCTGA
- a CDS encoding sensor histidine kinase gives MTADVRPGPARTRRDRAIRAGSVACALAAAAVVVRGDLGAAPAWHLAADATGGAAACGALWLSRRWPATTALIAVALAVPAASASVAAGIATLMTALYRRSAVAIATGAAWVAATLARFWLRPPGLAPYPVWALVAVLFGVALTGWGMLARARRQLVLSLSERLRRAEEEQRRRVEQARHTERLAIAREMHDVLAHRLSLLALHAGALEFNARADPAEVVEAAAVMRSSAHHALQELRQVISVLREAPVLAGLDLPALVEEVRRAGMRVDVHDGGVRLPGLPGATARAAYRIVQEGLTNARRHAPGRPVTVRLDGAPGRGLTIEVRNPVATCAAGSASGSASVAGPLAGEGAGLAGMRERAELAGGRVERAGVDEGEFRLAVWLPWPV, from the coding sequence GTGACGGCAGACGTACGGCCCGGCCCGGCCAGGACCCGGCGGGACCGGGCGATCCGGGCGGGGAGCGTCGCCTGCGCGCTGGCCGCGGCGGCGGTCGTCGTGCGGGGCGATCTCGGCGCGGCGCCCGCCTGGCACCTGGCCGCCGACGCGACCGGCGGCGCGGCGGCGTGCGGAGCGTTGTGGCTGTCGCGCCGGTGGCCGGCCACCACGGCGCTGATCGCCGTGGCGCTGGCGGTGCCCGCCGCCTCGGCGTCGGTCGCGGCCGGCATCGCCACGCTGATGACCGCCCTGTACCGGCGATCGGCCGTGGCGATCGCCACGGGCGCGGCGTGGGTGGCGGCGACGCTGGCCCGGTTCTGGCTGCGGCCGCCGGGCCTCGCGCCGTACCCGGTGTGGGCGCTGGTCGCGGTGCTGTTCGGGGTGGCGCTGACCGGATGGGGGATGCTGGCGCGGGCCCGCCGCCAGCTGGTGCTGTCACTGTCGGAGCGGCTCCGCAGGGCCGAGGAGGAGCAACGGCGGCGCGTCGAGCAGGCCCGCCACACCGAGCGCCTGGCCATCGCCCGCGAGATGCACGACGTGCTGGCGCACCGGCTGTCGCTGCTGGCGCTGCACGCCGGGGCGCTGGAGTTCAACGCGCGGGCCGACCCCGCCGAGGTGGTCGAGGCGGCGGCGGTCATGCGCTCCAGCGCCCACCACGCGCTGCAGGAGCTGCGCCAGGTCATCTCGGTCCTGCGCGAGGCGCCCGTCCTGGCCGGGCTCGACCTGCCGGCGCTGGTCGAGGAGGTACGGCGGGCGGGCATGCGCGTCGACGTGCACGACGGCGGCGTGCGCCTGCCCGGCCTGCCGGGCGCGACGGCGCGGGCCGCCTACCGGATCGTCCAGGAGGGCCTCACCAACGCCCGCAGGCACGCCCCCGGCCGGCCGGTGACCGTACGCCTCGACGGGGCTCCCGGCCGGGGGCTGACCATCGAGGTGCGCAACCCCGTCGCGACGTGCGCCGCCGGTTCCGCTTCCGGTTCCGCCTCTGTGGCGGGTCCTCTCGCGGGTGAGGGCGCCGGCCTGGCCGGGATGCGGGAGCGCGCCGAGCTGGCGGGCGGCCGGGTGGAGCGGGCCGGTGTGGACGAGGGCGAGTTCCGGCTGGCGGTCTGGCTACCATGGCCGGTGTGA
- the trpA gene encoding tryptophan synthase subunit alpha encodes MTNPRTNPRTNPRTNPKTDPRTNPEAGPALAAGAVERHLRARRGTGRGLLMPYVTGGITSGWTDYLRAFAAAGADAIEIGLPFSDPTLDGVTIQRASDTALARGASTRRILADLSDMSNQSGLPDLGVPLVVSTYYNLVLHDGPETFCAALRRAGVGGLIVPDLPVHEADELTGVAAGAGIELVLLASPATPRPRLAEISARSRGFVYAVSLMGTTGERAALAESAAELSGRIRRVTDRPVLLGFGISTPDQAREARRHADGVVIGAAVMRRVLDGAGPDDLRAFLAPLRQALDQECDRPR; translated from the coding sequence GTGACGAACCCCAGGACGAACCCCAGGACGAACCCCAGGACGAACCCAAAGACGGACCCCAGGACGAACCCCGAGGCGGGCCCCGCCCTGGCCGCGGGCGCGGTCGAACGCCACCTGCGCGCCCGCCGCGGCACCGGCCGCGGCCTGCTCATGCCGTACGTCACCGGGGGGATCACGTCCGGCTGGACGGACTACCTGCGGGCGTTCGCCGCCGCCGGGGCGGACGCGATCGAGATCGGCCTGCCCTTCTCCGACCCCACGCTGGACGGCGTCACCATCCAGCGGGCGAGCGACACGGCACTGGCCCGGGGGGCGAGCACCCGCCGGATCCTCGCCGACCTGTCCGATATGTCAAATCAGTCCGGCCTGCCGGACCTGGGCGTGCCGCTGGTCGTCAGCACCTACTACAACCTGGTGCTGCACGACGGCCCCGAGACGTTCTGCGCCGCGCTGCGCCGGGCCGGCGTCGGCGGCCTGATCGTGCCCGATCTGCCGGTGCACGAGGCGGACGAGCTGACCGGCGTGGCCGCCGGCGCCGGGATCGAACTGGTCCTGCTGGCGTCTCCGGCGACGCCGCGGCCGCGGCTGGCGGAGATCTCGGCCCGGAGCCGCGGATTCGTCTACGCGGTCTCGCTGATGGGCACCACCGGTGAACGGGCCGCCCTCGCCGAATCGGCGGCGGAGCTCAGCGGGCGGATCAGGCGCGTCACCGACCGGCCGGTCTTGCTAGGATTCGGCATCTCCACCCCGGACCAGGCACGCGAAGCCCGCCGGCACGCCGACGGCGTGGTAATCGGCGCCGCGGTCATGCGGCGGGTGCTCGACGGGGCCGGGCCGGACGACCTGCGGGCCTTCCTCGCGCCCCTGCGGCAGGCCCTCGACCAGGAGTGTGACCGACCACGATGA
- a CDS encoding helix-turn-helix transcriptional regulator has product MPKTSARLLALLSLLQTRRDWPGALLAERLEVSPRTVRRDIDRLRELGYPIATFKGPDGGYRLDAGTQLPPLLFDDEQAVALAIALQTAVTSGAGIEEAAARALNTVRQVMPARLRHRIDTLQVTAVERPAPRPAPQVGAEVIMALSAAVHSHEVLRFDYVPGSPPRRAEPHHLVTWGGRWYLVAWDLDREDWRTFRADRITPRVPAGPRFTPRELPGGTVAAFVAARFRGSDGSDDWPCRGEVILDLPAAVVSHYTRDGVVEELGPDRCRLVLGSWSWTGLAAAVGRFDAGIKVVGPAELKAAFAHLARRYADALR; this is encoded by the coding sequence GTGCCGAAGACCTCAGCGCGACTGCTGGCGTTGCTCTCGCTGCTCCAGACGCGCCGGGACTGGCCGGGGGCGCTACTGGCCGAGCGGCTGGAGGTCAGCCCGCGCACCGTGCGCCGTGACATCGACCGGCTGCGCGAACTCGGCTATCCCATCGCGACCTTCAAGGGACCCGACGGTGGGTACCGGCTGGACGCCGGCACGCAGCTGCCCCCGCTGCTGTTCGACGACGAGCAGGCCGTCGCCCTGGCCATCGCGCTCCAGACCGCCGTCACCAGCGGTGCCGGCATCGAGGAGGCCGCGGCCCGAGCGCTGAACACCGTACGGCAGGTCATGCCCGCACGGCTGCGCCACCGGATCGACACCCTCCAGGTCACCGCCGTCGAGCGCCCCGCGCCCCGACCGGCCCCGCAGGTCGGCGCCGAGGTGATCATGGCCCTCAGCGCCGCCGTCCACAGTCATGAGGTGCTGCGCTTCGACTACGTGCCGGGGTCCCCGCCGCGGCGGGCGGAGCCCCACCACCTCGTCACGTGGGGCGGGCGCTGGTATCTCGTCGCCTGGGACCTCGACCGGGAGGACTGGCGCACCTTCCGCGCCGACCGGATCACCCCGCGCGTCCCTGCCGGGCCCCGCTTCACCCCGCGCGAGCTGCCCGGAGGAACGGTGGCCGCCTTCGTGGCCGCCAGGTTCCGGGGCTCCGACGGCTCCGACGACTGGCCCTGCCGCGGTGAGGTGATCCTTGACCTACCCGCCGCCGTCGTGTCCCACTACACCCGCGACGGGGTCGTCGAGGAGCTCGGCCCGGACCGCTGCCGGCTCGTCCTGGGTTCGTGGTCATGGACCGGACTGGCCGCCGCCGTCGGCAGGTTCGACGCCGGCATCAAGGTCGTCGGCCCGGCCGAGCTCAAGGCCGCCTTCGCCCACCTGGCCCGCCGCTACGCGGACGCCCTTCGGTGA
- a CDS encoding GntR family transcriptional regulator has product MTPEATPELTPRATHDAGHAARYRAIAADLAAKIRSGHYAPGEALPPQRELSASYGVTLMTLRQALRELSDERLIVQRPGKGTFVAPPHLAYQLDSLRSLVDDLRKQGHDVRTAVAGRAVRRAPARIAAELRLRPGDTALRLERVREFAGRPAVHQVSWVRRPVADRIRDRDFTAVSLYTALADAGVTVARASEVVRPGLLDPAAARHLQEPQGSPVLVSTRITYTLDATPVVSDHATILGSMMEIRAERAATGLSLTWGAIS; this is encoded by the coding sequence ATGACCCCCGAGGCGACCCCCGAGTTGACCCCCCGGGCGACCCACGATGCCGGGCACGCGGCGAGATACCGCGCCATCGCCGCCGACCTCGCCGCGAAGATCCGGTCGGGGCACTACGCGCCCGGAGAGGCCCTGCCGCCGCAACGGGAGCTGAGCGCCTCCTACGGGGTGACCCTCATGACGCTGCGCCAGGCGTTGCGGGAGCTCAGCGACGAGAGACTGATCGTGCAGCGGCCCGGCAAGGGCACGTTCGTCGCCCCGCCCCACCTGGCGTACCAGCTCGACTCGCTCCGCAGCCTGGTCGACGACCTGCGTAAACAGGGCCACGACGTGCGCACCGCGGTGGCCGGGCGGGCGGTGCGCCGGGCCCCCGCCCGGATCGCCGCGGAGCTGCGGCTGCGCCCCGGCGACACCGCCCTGCGACTGGAGCGGGTCCGCGAGTTCGCGGGGCGTCCCGCCGTGCACCAGGTGTCCTGGGTCCGCCGGCCGGTCGCCGACCGGATCCGCGACCGCGACTTCACCGCCGTCTCCCTCTACACGGCCCTCGCCGACGCGGGGGTGACGGTCGCCCGGGCCTCCGAGGTGGTCCGGCCCGGGCTGCTCGACCCCGCCGCCGCGCGCCACCTCCAGGAGCCGCAGGGCAGCCCGGTGCTCGTCAGCACCCGGATCACCTACACGCTCGACGCAACGCCCGTGGTGTCCGACCACGCCACCATCCTCGGCAGCATGATGGAGATCCGCGCCGAACGCGCCGCCACCGGCCTCTCTCTCACCTGGGGCGCCATCAGCTGA
- the rox gene encoding rifampin monooxygenase: protein MVERDHAPLTFDVIIAGCGPTGAMLAAELRLHDVRVLVLEKETEPASFVRIVGLHIRSLELMAMRGLLERVLRQGRRRPAGGFFAAISKPAPQGLDSAYAYLLGIPQPVIERLLEEHAIELGAQVRRGCAVTGFEQDEEGVTVELADGQQLRSRYLVGCDGGRSTVRKLLGVGFPGEPSRNDTLMGEMHVGAPPEEIAAKATELRETHRRFWLRPFGEGVYSVVVPAAGVSDRAKPPTLEDFKQQLRAIAGTDFGVHSPRWMSRFGDATRLAERYRVGRVLLAGDAAHIHPPIGGQGLNLGVQDAFNLGWKLAAQIRGWAPDPLLDTYQAERHPVAEEVLDNTRAQMELLSTEPGAQAVRRLLTELMDFDEVNRHLIEKITAIGVRYDFGEGPDLLGRRLRDIDVKQGHLYGLLHRGRGLLLDRTERLTAGGWSDRVDHLADPTAALDVPCVLLRPDGHVAWIGDDQQDLDDHLSRWFGKPAG, encoded by the coding sequence ATGGTCGAGCGCGACCACGCGCCGCTCACGTTCGATGTGATCATCGCCGGGTGCGGACCGACCGGTGCGATGCTGGCCGCCGAACTGCGGCTGCACGACGTGCGGGTACTCGTTCTGGAGAAGGAAACCGAGCCCGCGTCGTTCGTCCGCATAGTCGGTCTGCATATTCGAAGTCTCGAGCTGATGGCGATGCGCGGACTGCTCGAGCGCGTTCTCCGGCAAGGAAGACGGCGTCCGGCCGGTGGTTTCTTCGCCGCCATCTCCAAACCCGCGCCCCAGGGCCTGGATTCCGCGTACGCGTATCTGCTGGGCATCCCGCAGCCGGTCATCGAGCGCCTGCTCGAAGAACACGCGATCGAACTGGGTGCGCAGGTCCGGCGTGGTTGCGCGGTCACCGGTTTCGAGCAGGACGAAGAGGGTGTGACCGTCGAGCTGGCCGACGGGCAACAGCTGCGTTCGCGCTACCTCGTCGGCTGTGACGGCGGGCGCAGCACGGTGCGTAAACTGCTCGGTGTCGGCTTCCCCGGCGAGCCCTCACGCAACGACACGCTGATGGGTGAGATGCACGTGGGCGCGCCGCCGGAGGAGATCGCCGCCAAGGCGACCGAACTCCGCGAGACCCATCGGCGATTCTGGCTCCGGCCCTTCGGCGAAGGGGTCTACAGCGTCGTCGTCCCGGCCGCGGGAGTCAGCGACCGGGCGAAGCCGCCCACCCTGGAGGATTTCAAACAACAGTTGCGCGCCATCGCCGGAACCGATTTCGGCGTGCACTCCCCGCGCTGGATGTCCCGCTTCGGGGATGCCACCCGGCTGGCCGAACGGTACCGGGTCGGACGGGTGCTGCTGGCCGGGGATGCGGCACACATCCACCCGCCCATCGGCGGACAGGGCCTCAACCTGGGCGTTCAGGACGCGTTCAACCTCGGCTGGAAACTGGCCGCACAGATCCGCGGCTGGGCGCCGGACCCACTGCTGGACACCTACCAGGCCGAACGCCATCCGGTCGCCGAGGAGGTGCTGGACAACACCCGGGCCCAGATGGAACTGCTGTCCACCGAACCGGGCGCGCAGGCCGTGCGCAGGCTGCTCACCGAACTGATGGACTTCGACGAGGTGAACCGCCACCTGATCGAGAAGATCACCGCGATCGGCGTCCGCTACGACTTCGGCGAAGGCCCCGACCTGCTCGGCCGCCGGCTGCGCGACATCGACGTGAAACAGGGCCACCTCTACGGTCTGCTGCATCGCGGCCGCGGCCTGCTGCTGGACCGCACCGAACGCCTGACCGCCGGCGGCTGGTCAGACCGGGTCGATCACCTCGCGGACCCCACTGCGGCACTGGATGTTCCCTGCGTCCTGCTCCGCCCCGACGGCCACGTCGCCTGGATCGGCGACGACCAGCAGGACCTGGACGACCACCTCTCCCGCTGGTTCGGCAAGCCCGCCGGCTGA
- a CDS encoding ABC transporter substrate-binding protein has protein sequence MEKTLGIAGSTRGRRDVLKLFGAGAGLLAAGGLLSACSGGSATTTSADGALEMNAQLGWLKLAQFGGFFAAQEKGYYAAEKIGVTFTAGGPNILSWQQIASGKALTGDDDNTNVLVAAAKGQPLVIYGAIFQTSPFAILSKAGDPISSIQDFADRTIAVTEASRQQFESLVKKAGVKGVTFIPAGTDPTQLTTGQASGYSGYATSQAVALKRQGVDVHVLYLEDLGVHSYGNVLVTTRDNLDKNHDELVRYLRATIKGYEYMNANPDEIGRLVATKWNTSGLDADNEAATAEFQKDLITSPKGVLQVDPSKMQNIIDELAAAGTISKKPNVADVVTTSVLDAAYGGRTSLLT, from the coding sequence ATGGAGAAAACGCTCGGAATCGCCGGAAGTACCCGTGGACGCCGAGATGTTCTGAAGCTGTTCGGTGCGGGGGCCGGGCTACTCGCCGCGGGCGGGCTGCTGTCGGCTTGCTCGGGCGGTTCCGCCACCACGACCTCCGCCGACGGAGCGCTGGAAATGAACGCCCAGCTCGGCTGGCTGAAGCTGGCCCAGTTCGGAGGGTTCTTCGCCGCCCAGGAGAAGGGCTACTACGCGGCCGAGAAGATCGGGGTCACCTTCACCGCAGGCGGTCCCAACATCCTGTCGTGGCAGCAGATCGCCTCGGGGAAGGCGTTGACCGGTGACGACGACAACACCAACGTGCTGGTGGCCGCGGCCAAGGGCCAGCCGTTGGTGATTTACGGCGCGATCTTCCAGACCTCGCCGTTCGCGATCCTGAGCAAGGCCGGCGACCCGATCTCCAGCATCCAGGACTTCGCCGACCGTACGATCGCCGTAACCGAGGCCTCGCGCCAGCAGTTCGAGTCCCTGGTGAAGAAGGCCGGGGTGAAGGGCGTCACCTTCATCCCCGCCGGCACCGATCCGACGCAGCTGACCACCGGCCAGGCGTCCGGGTACTCCGGGTACGCCACCTCCCAGGCGGTGGCCCTGAAGCGGCAGGGCGTGGACGTGCACGTGCTGTACCTGGAAGACCTGGGCGTGCACAGCTACGGGAACGTGCTGGTGACCACCCGGGACAACCTGGACAAGAACCACGACGAGCTGGTCCGCTACCTGCGCGCGACGATCAAGGGCTACGAGTACATGAACGCCAACCCGGATGAGATCGGGCGGCTCGTGGCCACCAAGTGGAACACCAGCGGTCTGGACGCCGACAACGAGGCGGCCACCGCCGAATTCCAGAAGGATCTGATCACCTCGCCCAAGGGGGTGCTTCAGGTCGACCCGTCGAAGATGCAGAACATCATCGACGAGCTGGCAGCGGCCGGCACGATCAGCAAGAAGCCGAACGTCGCCGACGTGGTCACCACGTCCGTCCTGGACGCGGCGTACGGCGGGCGCACCTCGCTGCTGACCTGA
- the trpB gene encoding tryptophan synthase subunit beta, with protein MRDVPLWREPVPPDGLMGEPPARGRFGEYGGRYAPESLVEACREVDEAFREAWADPGFRGALARLLAVHAGRPTPLTPALRLSEALGVRLYLKREDLTHTGSHKINNVLGQALLATRMGRRRLIAETGAGQHGVATATAAALLGLEATVFMGERDIERQALNVFRMRMLGAEVVPVTTGSRTLKDATSEAMRHWVGATGDSHYCIGSVVGPDPYPWMVRELQRVIGDEARAQCAAELRTGLPDHVVACVGGGSNAAGTFAGFADTPARLVGVEAEGGAGAARGRLGVLHGCRSLFLQDGDGQITQAHSIAAGLDYPGVGPEHAHLRDLGRARYVTVTDDEAVRAAVRLARTEGIVPALESAHALAWVIRAAGDGDLPAGSTVLMTLSGRGDKDVSTLKELL; from the coding sequence ATGCGAGACGTGCCGCTGTGGCGTGAGCCGGTTCCGCCGGACGGGCTGATGGGCGAGCCCCCGGCGCGGGGCCGGTTCGGTGAGTACGGCGGACGGTACGCGCCGGAGTCCCTGGTGGAGGCGTGCCGCGAGGTGGACGAGGCGTTCCGGGAGGCCTGGGCGGACCCGGGGTTCCGCGGCGCCCTGGCGCGGCTGCTCGCCGTACACGCCGGGCGGCCGACCCCGCTCACCCCGGCCCTCCGCCTGTCGGAGGCGCTGGGTGTGCGGCTTTACCTCAAGCGCGAGGATCTCACCCACACCGGATCCCACAAGATCAACAACGTGCTGGGCCAGGCGCTGCTGGCCACCCGGATGGGACGGCGCAGGCTGATCGCCGAGACGGGGGCGGGCCAGCACGGGGTGGCCACCGCGACCGCCGCCGCGCTGCTCGGGCTGGAGGCCACGGTCTTCATGGGCGAGCGCGACATCGAGCGGCAGGCGCTGAACGTCTTCCGGATGCGCATGCTGGGCGCCGAGGTGGTCCCGGTGACCACGGGCAGCCGTACCCTCAAGGACGCGACCAGCGAGGCCATGCGGCACTGGGTGGGCGCGACCGGCGACTCCCACTACTGCATCGGCTCGGTCGTCGGCCCGGATCCGTACCCCTGGATGGTCAGGGAGCTGCAGCGCGTCATCGGCGACGAGGCCCGCGCGCAGTGCGCCGCCGAGCTGCGGACCGGCCTCCCGGACCACGTGGTGGCGTGCGTCGGCGGCGGATCCAACGCGGCCGGCACGTTCGCGGGTTTCGCCGATACTCCGGCGCGCCTGGTCGGCGTCGAGGCGGAGGGCGGCGCCGGGGCGGCCCGCGGCCGGCTCGGCGTCCTGCACGGCTGCCGCTCGCTGTTCCTGCAGGACGGCGACGGGCAGATCACCCAGGCGCACTCCATCGCCGCCGGGCTCGACTATCCGGGAGTCGGCCCGGAGCACGCCCACCTGCGCGACCTGGGCCGGGCCCGCTACGTGACCGTGACCGACGACGAGGCGGTCCGCGCGGCGGTACGGCTGGCGCGCACCGAGGGCATCGTCCCGGCGCTCGAATCGGCGCACGCCCTCGCCTGGGTGATCCGCGCGGCGGGCGACGGCGACCTGCCCGCGGGATCGACGGTGCTGATGACGTTGTCCGGCCGCGGCGACAAGGACGTCTCGACCCTGAAGGAGCTGCTGTGA